The Halomonas sp. 7T genome contains a region encoding:
- the proC gene encoding pyrroline-5-carboxylate reductase, protein MASKITFIGAGNMASAIIGGLIESGAAPSDITATAPNESELAALKQRLGINTQTDNNAAIEQADVVVLAVKPQIMHDVCDAMRDSVQQQAPLIISIAAGLDADTIDQWLGGGNALVRCMPNTPSLVGIGASGLYANAAVSDTQRTLATQLMEAVGIAEWVDDEHLLDAVTAVSGSAPAYFFLMFEAMEEAAVKLGLPAATARRLAIQTALGAATMAQTSDKDPATLKQNVMSPGGTTERAIQHMEDAQLRTTIADAMQACADRAQAMAKELSAS, encoded by the coding sequence ATGGCGAGCAAGATCACCTTCATTGGCGCAGGCAATATGGCCAGTGCCATTATCGGCGGACTCATCGAAAGCGGCGCTGCCCCATCAGACATTACCGCCACAGCCCCTAACGAGAGTGAACTGGCCGCGTTAAAGCAGCGCCTGGGGATAAATACTCAGACTGACAATAACGCTGCTATTGAACAGGCTGATGTGGTCGTCCTCGCGGTCAAACCACAAATTATGCACGACGTGTGTGACGCCATGCGCGACAGCGTGCAGCAACAAGCCCCGCTGATTATTTCTATTGCAGCAGGTCTCGATGCCGACACTATTGACCAGTGGCTAGGCGGCGGTAACGCACTGGTACGCTGCATGCCCAACACCCCGTCACTTGTCGGCATTGGCGCTAGCGGCCTTTATGCGAACGCGGCGGTAAGCGATACGCAGCGCACACTGGCTACCCAGCTAATGGAAGCGGTTGGCATTGCCGAATGGGTTGACGACGAGCACCTGCTGGATGCCGTCACCGCGGTATCAGGTAGCGCGCCCGCCTATTTCTTTTTGATGTTTGAGGCGATGGAAGAAGCCGCCGTTAAACTTGGTCTGCCTGCTGCCACGGCACGACGCCTAGCGATCCAAACCGCCCTGGGTGCCGCCACCATGGCACAAACGAGCGACAAAGATCCCGCTACGCTTAAACAGAATGTGATGTCACCGGGCGGCACCACCGAACGCGCCATACAACACATGGAAGATGCGCAGCTGCGCACCACCATTGCCGATGCCATGCAGGCCTGCGCCGACCGTGCCCAAGCAATGGCCAAGGAACTCAGCGCAAGCTAA
- a CDS encoding YggS family pyridoxal phosphate-dependent enzyme — MTDIALPETLAAARERLQKALENANRPLDSATLLAVSKTKPASLIRQAWQLGQREFSENYLQEALEKQAELADLDDIVWHFIGPLQSNKTRSVAENFAWMHSVERVKIAKRLSEQRPEHLAPLNICLQVNISREASKSGVMPEEVVALAREVAALPRLQLRGLMAIPAPADSLSAQRAPFAELRQLLIELQTVLPEAPLDTLSMGMSDDLEAAIFEGATLVRLGTAIFGAR, encoded by the coding sequence ATGACAGACATCGCGCTCCCCGAAACACTCGCCGCTGCGCGCGAGCGCCTACAGAAGGCACTAGAAAACGCTAACCGCCCGCTTGATAGCGCGACGTTACTGGCAGTGAGCAAAACCAAACCGGCCTCGTTGATTCGGCAGGCTTGGCAGCTTGGTCAGCGGGAGTTTAGTGAAAACTACCTTCAAGAAGCGCTGGAGAAACAGGCTGAACTCGCCGACCTAGACGATATTGTGTGGCATTTCATCGGCCCACTGCAGTCTAACAAAACCCGTTCAGTCGCCGAAAATTTTGCCTGGATGCACAGCGTCGAGCGCGTAAAAATTGCCAAACGCTTGAGCGAACAGCGTCCGGAACATCTCGCGCCGCTCAATATTTGCCTACAGGTTAATATCAGTCGCGAGGCTTCCAAGTCAGGCGTTATGCCTGAAGAGGTTGTCGCACTGGCTCGCGAGGTTGCCGCCCTGCCTCGGCTACAGCTGCGAGGTTTAATGGCAATTCCTGCTCCCGCTGATAGCCTCTCTGCGCAACGGGCACCCTTTGCAGAGCTGCGTCAACTCCTCATAGAACTGCAAACCGTGCTGCCTGAAGCCCCTCTGGATACGCTTTCTATGGGCATGAGCGATGACCTGGAAGCGGCCATTTTTGAGGGCGCGACTCTGGTACGCTTAGGAACGGCTATTTTTGGTGCCCGGTGA
- a CDS encoding type IV pilus twitching motility protein PilT — protein sequence MDITELLAFSAKQNASDLHLSAGLPPMIRVDGDIRRLNVPAMDNSEVRRLIYDIMNDQQRRDYEEHLETDFSFDVPGVARFRVNAFNQARGVGAVFRTIPNDVLSMQALGLGEVFERLAMLPRGLVLVTGPTGSGKSTTLAAMIDYINDHRFEHILTIEDPVEFVHASKRCLINQREVHRDTRSFNSALRSALREDPDVILVGELRDLETIRLALTAAETGHLVFGTLHTTSAAKTIDRIIDVFPGEEKSMVRSMLSESLQAVVSQALLKRQGGGRVAAHEILIATAAVRNLIREDKVAQIYSAIQTGGNLGMQTLNASLAKLVKEGVVSMEDAQARAKGTLSLGDE from the coding sequence ATGGATATTACCGAACTGCTGGCATTCTCGGCAAAGCAGAATGCATCCGACCTGCACCTTTCTGCGGGTCTCCCCCCCATGATACGTGTTGATGGCGATATTCGTCGGCTTAATGTGCCGGCGATGGACAACAGCGAAGTAAGGCGGTTGATCTACGACATCATGAACGATCAGCAGCGCCGCGACTATGAAGAGCACTTGGAAACCGACTTTTCATTTGACGTGCCGGGGGTGGCGCGGTTTAGGGTCAATGCGTTTAACCAAGCGCGCGGCGTGGGCGCGGTTTTTCGTACTATCCCGAATGATGTGCTTTCTATGCAGGCGCTGGGCCTTGGTGAGGTGTTCGAGCGCCTGGCGATGCTGCCCCGTGGGTTGGTGCTTGTGACGGGGCCAACTGGGTCGGGTAAAAGCACGACGCTCGCCGCGATGATTGATTACATTAACGATCATCGCTTTGAGCACATTCTGACCATCGAAGATCCGGTGGAGTTTGTGCATGCCAGTAAGCGCTGTTTAATCAATCAACGCGAAGTGCATCGCGATACGCGCAGCTTCAACAGCGCACTACGCAGCGCCTTACGTGAAGACCCGGACGTTATCTTAGTAGGCGAGCTGCGCGATTTGGAAACGATTCGCCTAGCGCTGACCGCTGCAGAAACGGGGCACCTCGTGTTTGGCACGCTGCATACAACCTCCGCTGCCAAAACCATCGATCGGATTATTGATGTGTTCCCAGGTGAGGAAAAATCCATGGTGCGCTCGATGCTGTCGGAGTCGCTTCAGGCCGTTGTGTCGCAGGCGCTATTAAAACGCCAGGGCGGCGGGCGCGTGGCGGCCCACGAGATATTGATTGCGACCGCTGCCGTTCGAAATCTCATTCGTGAGGATAAAGTGGCGCAGATTTATTCGGCCATTCAAACGGGGGGCAACCTGGGTATGCAAACCTTAAATGCCTCGCTGGCTAAATTGGTCAAAGAGGGGGTAGTGAGTATGGAGGATGCTCAAGCACGTGCAAAAGGGACGCTTTCGTTAGGGGACGAGTAA
- a CDS encoding PilT/PilU family type 4a pilus ATPase has product MSEPTNGMTASQWLHQLLAIMIEQQAADLLISVGAPPSLKTSQGLVPLGRQPLSPSQVRSLVISAVPDMQRERFALEHEANFALSLEHKGRFRVSAFQQRNEPAMVVRRIAQEIPTLTALGVPSKLAELANAKRGLVLVVGGTGTGKSTTLAAMIQERNVSVGGHIITIEDPIEYLHPHQRGIVNQREVGVDTESFEVALKNTLRQAPDVILIGEVRTRETMEHALTFAETGHLCLATLHANNANQALERILHFFPHERHEQIRMDLSLNLRAVVAQQLLPTQQGGRCAAIEIMLSSPRVVDLIRKGRIDELKSAMAASQDAGMQTFDQALYALYQAEQISQQVALAHADSANDLRLMIKHGDAATSGTSLAAQVSPHLALRDGDDY; this is encoded by the coding sequence ATGAGTGAGCCAACAAACGGTATGACAGCCTCCCAGTGGTTGCATCAACTGCTGGCCATTATGATTGAACAGCAGGCGGCGGACCTATTGATTTCGGTAGGCGCGCCGCCAAGTTTGAAAACCTCCCAGGGGCTGGTGCCGTTGGGCCGGCAACCGCTTTCGCCCAGCCAAGTACGCAGTCTGGTGATAAGCGCAGTACCGGACATGCAGCGGGAGCGGTTTGCGTTAGAGCACGAGGCAAATTTCGCCCTAAGCCTTGAGCACAAAGGCCGCTTTAGGGTCAGCGCTTTTCAGCAGCGTAATGAACCGGCCATGGTGGTGCGCCGAATTGCTCAAGAAATTCCCACACTCACGGCACTGGGTGTGCCCAGTAAGCTCGCTGAACTCGCTAACGCCAAGCGCGGGCTGGTGCTGGTAGTGGGGGGAACAGGCACGGGTAAATCAACCACGCTAGCGGCCATGATTCAAGAGCGCAACGTCTCGGTGGGTGGACACATCATCACCATCGAAGACCCTATCGAGTATTTGCATCCGCATCAGCGCGGTATCGTTAATCAACGTGAAGTGGGGGTGGATACGGAGTCCTTCGAGGTGGCGCTGAAAAACACACTTCGCCAAGCGCCGGATGTGATCTTGATTGGCGAAGTGCGTACTCGGGAAACCATGGAGCACGCCCTTACCTTTGCTGAAACGGGGCATCTTTGCCTTGCCACGCTGCATGCTAATAATGCTAATCAAGCGTTAGAGCGCATCCTCCACTTTTTTCCTCATGAGCGGCATGAGCAAATACGCATGGATCTATCGCTCAACCTTCGTGCAGTGGTGGCACAGCAGCTGTTACCGACTCAGCAGGGAGGGCGCTGCGCAGCGATTGAAATTATGCTCTCTTCCCCTCGTGTGGTGGACCTCATACGAAAAGGCCGTATCGATGAGCTGAAGTCAGCCATGGCAGCTTCTCAAGATGCGGGGATGCAAACGTTTGATCAAGCCCTTTACGCGCTTTACCAAGCGGAGCAAATCAGTCAGCAGGTCGCGCTGGCGCACGCGGACTCTGCCAATGACCTGCGGCTGATGATTAAGCATGGCGATGCGGCGACCAGCGGTACATCGCTGGCCGCGCAGGTATCCCCCCATTTGGCGTTGCGCGACGGCGATGATTATTAA
- a CDS encoding anhydro-N-acetylmuramic acid kinase, producing MKTSHPSSPAYYIGLMSGTSLDGIDAALVAIAPDHTPQLLATAAIAMPDTLHEKLLHLCHAPSASFAELADAEDAFCRVQAKAVQTLLAEQKLTPKQITAIGSHGQTIEHAPQGHQGGPAYTLQLDNPSLLAELTGCTVVADFRRRDLAAGGQAAPLAPAFHQALFGQRPGEQLVLNLGGFANLTWLPQEQERTVVGFDTGPANVLLDAWFAKHYPGRFDDNGAWAASGHIDPALLARLLKEPFFHQPPPRSTGRELFHLAWLEQHLSGNETPQDVQATLAELTAVSVAQGVTQLPLSQPSAALLVCGGGAHNAYLMERLAAHLSQLTLLSPATLGWPEDWIEAGAFAWLAHQRLHGLPGNLPSVTGASGPRVLGGIYAP from the coding sequence ATGAAAACCTCGCACCCTTCGTCACCCGCCTACTATATTGGTTTAATGTCTGGCACTAGCCTGGACGGTATTGATGCAGCGCTGGTTGCCATCGCACCTGATCATACGCCTCAGCTTTTGGCCACCGCGGCCATCGCTATGCCAGACACATTGCATGAGAAGCTGCTGCACCTCTGTCACGCACCCTCTGCAAGCTTTGCCGAGCTGGCTGACGCCGAGGATGCCTTTTGCCGAGTGCAAGCCAAGGCTGTTCAAACGCTATTAGCGGAACAAAAGCTGACCCCGAAACAGATAACGGCAATCGGCAGCCACGGCCAGACAATTGAGCACGCTCCTCAAGGTCACCAAGGTGGCCCTGCCTATACCCTACAGTTAGATAACCCAAGCCTTTTGGCAGAGCTCACCGGCTGCACCGTGGTCGCCGACTTTCGACGCCGCGATCTTGCCGCTGGCGGCCAGGCGGCACCGCTGGCCCCGGCCTTTCATCAAGCGCTGTTTGGGCAGCGCCCAGGTGAGCAACTGGTGCTGAATTTAGGCGGCTTTGCCAATCTCACTTGGCTTCCTCAGGAGCAGGAGCGCACCGTGGTAGGCTTCGACACCGGCCCAGCGAACGTGCTGCTCGACGCTTGGTTTGCCAAGCATTACCCAGGGCGCTTTGATGACAACGGCGCATGGGCTGCCAGCGGCCACATTGACCCAGCGCTGCTCGCCCGCCTGCTGAAGGAACCCTTCTTCCATCAGCCGCCACCCCGCAGCACGGGTCGTGAACTCTTTCATTTGGCGTGGTTAGAGCAACACTTAAGCGGTAACGAGACCCCACAGGACGTTCAAGCCACACTGGCTGAACTCACTGCGGTCAGCGTGGCACAGGGCGTTACGCAGCTGCCGCTTAGCCAGCCCTCCGCGGCCCTTTTGGTATGCGGCGGCGGTGCTCACAATGCGTATTTGATGGAAAGGTTAGCCGCGCACCTGTCTCAATTAACGCTACTTTCCCCTGCTACGCTGGGCTGGCCGGAAGACTGGATTGAAGCCGGGGCTTTTGCCTGGCTAGCTCACCAGCGCCTGCATGGACTGCCGGGCAATTTACCGTCTGTAACCGGCGCCAGTGGCCCGCGCGTATTAGGCGGCATTTACGCTCCCTAG